A stretch of the uncultured Campylobacter sp. genome encodes the following:
- a CDS encoding AraC family transcriptional regulator: protein MKVEFKDILRANEQEIAQNSVRYGQSAWQEQDRKCKVEFFKGTSGASYCRSEIICNKSVKRRLERSAGYCFLLFNDARGDAGLKAGKKTFCLKAGEFWTGRVDSGFEGICEYQSSSYAGRCIVLKNELAGELAAFKNLGEENEICIQTAKINLAQSLILRELLAASELEGKMREIFMEAKILELIYKSLGASKTPEADEKKRDFSDEYVKILNKARQILLSDVQNPPSIKELARACATNEFKLKTGFKSYFGDTIYGLLASERLNAAKKLLERGDVCVSKAAKIVGYASAPHFAKIFREKFGVLPTQILKQKKFYT, encoded by the coding sequence ATGAAAGTCGAATTTAAAGATATTTTACGAGCAAACGAACAAGAAATCGCGCAAAATTCGGTGCGCTACGGACAAAGCGCGTGGCAAGAGCAAGATAGAAAATGCAAGGTCGAGTTTTTTAAAGGCACAAGCGGCGCAAGCTACTGCAGGAGCGAAATAATCTGTAATAAAAGCGTAAAAAGACGGCTTGAAAGGAGTGCGGGCTACTGCTTTTTGCTCTTTAACGACGCAAGAGGGGACGCCGGGCTTAAAGCGGGTAAAAAAACTTTTTGCCTAAAGGCCGGAGAGTTTTGGACGGGGCGCGTGGATAGCGGGTTTGAGGGCATTTGCGAGTATCAAAGCAGTAGCTACGCCGGACGATGCATCGTGCTAAAAAACGAGTTAGCCGGCGAGCTAGCGGCATTTAAAAATCTAGGCGAAGAAAACGAAATCTGCATCCAAACGGCTAAGATAAATTTAGCCCAAAGCCTGATTTTGCGAGAGCTTTTAGCCGCGAGCGAGCTTGAGGGTAAGATGCGCGAAATCTTTATGGAAGCTAAAATTTTAGAGCTAATCTACAAAAGCCTAGGTGCGTCCAAAACGCCCGAAGCCGATGAAAAAAAGCGCGATTTTAGCGACGAATACGTAAAAATTTTAAACAAAGCAAGGCAAATTTTACTAAGCGACGTCCAAAATCCGCCCAGCATAAAAGAGCTAGCCAGAGCATGCGCGACGAATGAATTTAAGCTAAAAACTGGGTTTAAAAGCTACTTTGGTGATACGATCTACGGGCTGCTAGCAAGCGAACGGCTAAACGCGGCGAAAAAACTTTTAGAGCGCGGAGACGTCTGCGTAAGCAAAGCCGCAAAAATCGTCGGATACGCCAGCGCTCCACACTTTGCAAAGATTTTTAGAGAAAAATTCGGCGTTTTGCCGACGCAAATTTTAAAACAAAAGAAATTTTATACGTAA
- a CDS encoding TonB-dependent receptor — translation MKSMPKISMLACLALSCAQAADEVKLNEVTVTSATGFEQNIKDAPASVSVISQKEIARRNHQDIESVVKDAPGVFGATLGAASRRGITMRGLGQKYTKILIDGRPATSDSAYRGLRAVGSAQNFLPPANTIERIEIVRGPMSSLYGSDAMGGVINIITKGFSNEFSGNINGYYTLAGKSGINDDYQTGFYANGAVIPDVLGIALYGRYFHKFEDERVFTNRKNEDVNFGAKIMYNATENDEIALDLRRVVNKYERTEGKTLRRATGDNTSVAFEKMSGYTASLSHTGKYDKLMLESFLTHDNMKESGQQDLTLKTTTLNTKGTYFFDNNTLSLGAEYKRERLNEKATTADAANVKRYDFSLYGEDDFDVTDALTLTAGLRYNHDKDYGGHVSPRGYAVYHLSENLSLKGGVSAGYSTPDIKMRTDGLALPFAGGMGAQLGKSDLKPESSLNYEAGVAYGDESLNVSAMAFYTRIKDGLGTKPVCVARPGVPCVHNGKTYRRGIWESVNIGKAEVKGVELASDWQILSNLALHSSYVYTKSKQKSGAYEGKSLNNLPVHTVKIGLDYDATPDLNFWTQMNYLGKTRAVYGLPGDEEIKDYTLFDAGASYKLTKNASVNFSVYNIFNEYVTTKSGRYEILIADGVKYRLGFNVNF, via the coding sequence GTGAAAAGTATGCCTAAAATTTCTATGCTAGCTTGCCTAGCGCTATCTTGCGCGCAGGCGGCCGATGAAGTAAAACTAAACGAAGTTACCGTAACTAGCGCGACGGGTTTTGAGCAAAATATCAAGGACGCGCCCGCCTCAGTCTCGGTAATCTCGCAAAAAGAGATAGCCAGGCGCAACCACCAAGATATAGAAAGCGTCGTAAAAGACGCTCCGGGCGTGTTTGGAGCGACGCTGGGAGCTGCTAGCAGACGCGGTATCACGATGAGAGGCCTTGGGCAAAAATATACTAAAATTTTAATAGACGGCCGCCCTGCGACCAGCGATAGTGCGTATAGAGGGCTTCGAGCGGTCGGTAGCGCTCAAAATTTCCTCCCGCCGGCAAACACGATCGAGCGTATCGAAATCGTGCGAGGGCCGATGAGCTCGCTATACGGCTCAGACGCGATGGGCGGTGTCATAAACATCATTACCAAGGGCTTTTCAAACGAATTTAGCGGTAACATAAACGGCTACTACACGCTTGCGGGAAAAAGCGGGATAAACGACGACTACCAAACCGGCTTTTACGCAAACGGCGCAGTGATCCCGGACGTGCTAGGCATCGCGCTTTACGGGCGGTATTTTCATAAATTCGAAGATGAGCGAGTCTTTACGAACCGTAAAAACGAGGACGTAAATTTCGGCGCGAAAATCATGTATAACGCCACCGAAAACGACGAAATAGCGCTGGACCTACGCCGCGTAGTAAATAAATACGAGCGCACCGAGGGCAAGACGCTAAGAAGGGCTACCGGCGATAATACGAGCGTCGCGTTTGAAAAGATGAGCGGATATACCGCCTCGCTCTCGCATACTGGCAAATACGACAAACTGATGCTTGAAAGCTTTTTAACGCACGATAATATGAAAGAAAGCGGTCAGCAAGACCTCACGCTAAAAACGACGACGCTAAATACCAAGGGAACGTATTTTTTTGATAACAACACGCTAAGTCTAGGAGCCGAATATAAAAGAGAAAGGTTAAACGAAAAAGCAACGACGGCCGATGCCGCAAACGTAAAGAGATATGATTTTTCGCTCTACGGCGAGGACGATTTTGACGTGACCGACGCGCTCACGCTAACTGCGGGTCTAAGGTATAATCACGACAAAGACTACGGCGGACACGTATCTCCGCGCGGATATGCCGTGTATCATCTAAGCGAAAATTTATCGCTAAAAGGCGGCGTATCGGCGGGCTACTCGACGCCTGATATCAAGATGCGAACCGACGGGCTTGCTCTGCCTTTTGCCGGCGGTATGGGAGCCCAGCTTGGTAAAAGCGACCTAAAACCCGAATCCAGCCTAAACTACGAGGCCGGCGTCGCATACGGGGACGAGAGCCTTAACGTCTCGGCGATGGCGTTTTATACGCGGATAAAAGACGGCTTAGGCACGAAACCCGTTTGCGTCGCGCGCCCGGGCGTTCCTTGCGTGCATAACGGCAAGACCTATAGGCGCGGTATCTGGGAGAGCGTAAATATCGGCAAAGCCGAAGTAAAGGGCGTCGAACTCGCCTCAGACTGGCAGATACTATCAAATTTAGCCCTACACTCAAGCTACGTTTACACTAAATCAAAGCAAAAATCGGGCGCGTACGAGGGCAAATCTCTAAACAATCTACCCGTACATACCGTAAAAATAGGGCTTGATTACGACGCAACGCCTGATCTAAATTTCTGGACGCAGATGAACTATCTGGGTAAAACCAGAGCCGTTTACGGCCTACCCGGAGACGAGGAGATAAAGGATTATACGCTATTTGACGCGGGCGCAAGCTACAAGCTAACTAAAAACGCGAGCGTAAATTTTAGCGTTTATAATATCTTTAACGAATACGTAACGACGAAATCGGGACGCTACGAAATTTTAATCGCCGACGGGGTTAAATATAGGCTCGGATTTAACGTAAATTTTTAA
- a CDS encoding PepSY-associated TM helix domain-containing protein, translating into MPFLKKKKFWFNVHLILSLACVLPLLIVALSGAVISYHDEIIDLANSQKTFVERGEKELSTREILDIFKAREPNFTLSYYKINSDANHALSVSGTNAKGEFKSYFINQYTGEITGENFGDKFIGLMLNLHTNLGLGLSENETLRLIGKHIVAVCSIALVILVISGLIIYYPSFKTKFARAFTLKIKAKGYAFLYSLHGFAGVYLCLFLAFMSVTGLYWSYDWAAKLVNNALGEKEIFRKKSFTQVRGFSLEDEAKIANLGAAIDIFKRDRGDYELFNVITQEDGENFMIFYFDKGLEEDDKVNTMTINAAKGQIIRHARFDDAKSSMPRPFAIHKSVLSLHSGYFLGAVGKFIFCLASASILFFVISGFWMSLKRLKR; encoded by the coding sequence ATGCCGTTTTTAAAGAAAAAGAAATTTTGGTTTAACGTCCATTTGATTTTAAGCCTAGCCTGTGTTTTGCCGCTGCTTATCGTCGCTCTGAGTGGCGCGGTCATATCCTATCACGACGAGATTATAGACCTTGCAAACTCGCAAAAAACCTTCGTCGAGCGAGGCGAAAAAGAGCTTAGCACGAGAGAAATTTTAGATATTTTTAAAGCTAGGGAGCCAAATTTTACGCTTAGCTACTACAAGATTAACTCGGACGCAAATCACGCTCTAAGCGTATCCGGCACGAATGCTAAAGGCGAGTTTAAGTCGTATTTTATAAATCAATACACGGGCGAGATAACGGGCGAAAATTTCGGCGATAAATTTATCGGACTAATGCTAAATTTGCATACTAACTTAGGCCTTGGGCTTAGCGAAAACGAGACGCTACGGCTTATAGGCAAGCATATCGTTGCGGTTTGCTCTATCGCTTTGGTTATCTTGGTTATATCTGGATTGATAATCTATTATCCTAGTTTTAAAACTAAATTTGCGCGTGCATTTACTTTAAAAATCAAGGCCAAAGGCTATGCGTTTTTATACAGCTTGCACGGATTTGCCGGCGTTTATCTTTGTTTATTTTTGGCTTTTATGAGCGTTACGGGGCTTTACTGGTCGTACGACTGGGCGGCAAAACTCGTAAATAACGCACTTGGCGAAAAAGAAATTTTTAGAAAAAAGAGCTTTACGCAGGTGAGGGGATTTTCGCTGGAGGACGAGGCTAAGATAGCAAATTTAGGGGCCGCGATAGATATTTTTAAACGAGATAGAGGCGATTATGAGCTTTTTAACGTCATCACTCAAGAAGACGGCGAAAATTTTATGATATTTTACTTTGACAAAGGGCTGGAAGAGGATGATAAGGTAAATACGATGACTATAAACGCCGCTAAGGGGCAAATTATCAGACACGCGAGGTTTGACGACGCCAAAAGCTCGATGCCCAGGCCTTTTGCGATCCATAAATCGGTTTTGAGCTTGCATTCGGGATATTTTTTAGGTGCGGTCGGTAAATTTATATTTTGTTTAGCTTCGGCGTCGATTCTGTTTTTCGTTATAAGCGGATTTTGGATGAGCTTAAAACGGCTCAAAAGATAA
- a CDS encoding RNA pyrophosphohydrolase, giving the protein MEKKYRPNVAAVILAPSYPFDCRIFIAQRCDMTGIWQFPQGGIDEGETPQEALKRELKEEIGTDEIDVLSEYPQWLSYDFPEGTTSRKFYNFDGQTQKYFLVRLRPSAKININTKKPEFNEYKFINSSEVLGDVNHFKKPIYSKVIGYFKEKGFI; this is encoded by the coding sequence ATGGAAAAAAAATATAGACCAAACGTCGCGGCGGTCATACTAGCACCCTCTTATCCATTTGATTGTAGGATATTTATCGCGCAAAGGTGTGATATGACGGGTATCTGGCAGTTCCCGCAGGGCGGCATAGACGAGGGCGAGACGCCGCAAGAGGCTCTAAAAAGAGAGCTAAAAGAGGAGATAGGCACGGATGAAATAGACGTGCTTAGCGAGTATCCGCAGTGGCTTAGCTACGACTTCCCCGAGGGCACGACGAGTAGGAAATTTTATAATTTCGACGGGCAGACGCAAAAGTATTTTCTAGTGCGGCTGCGCCCTAGCGCGAAGATAAATATAAATACCAAAAAACCCGAATTTAACGAGTATAAATTTATAAACTCGAGCGAGGTTTTAGGCGACGTAAACCACTTCAAAAAGCCGATTTATAGCAAGGTTATCGGTTACTTCAAAGAGAAAGGATTTATCTAA
- a CDS encoding aspartate kinase, which translates to MLIVQKYGGTSVGTLERIENVAARAIEAKKSGADIVVVVSAMSGVTNQLVEYAEHYTKAPDGVAMDMLLSSGERVTCALLTIALINLGYPAVGLSGRLAGIITDSVHTKARIEAIDTKRMKEELKAGKIVVVAGFQGIDEKGDVTTLGRGGSDLSAVAIAGALDADLCEIYTDVDGVYTTDPRIEPKAKKLDKISYDEMLELASLGAKVLQNRSVELAKKLNVNLVTRSSFNHNEGTLITKEESMEAVLVSGIALDKNQARVTLRGVVDKPGIAAEIFTALAEKNINVDMIIQNVGQDGTTNLGFTVPQNELHVAKECMDKLSASREILYNDEIVKVSVVGVGMKSHTGVASLAFQTLANEGINIQMISTSEIKISMIVDQKYGELAVRALHEAYKLDK; encoded by the coding sequence ATGTTAATCGTCCAAAAATACGGCGGCACGAGCGTAGGGACGCTTGAGAGGATAGAAAACGTCGCCGCTAGAGCGATAGAGGCTAAAAAAAGCGGAGCTGACATCGTAGTCGTGGTCTCGGCTATGAGCGGCGTGACTAATCAGCTGGTGGAGTACGCCGAGCATTATACGAAGGCTCCCGACGGCGTGGCGATGGATATGCTGCTTAGCTCCGGCGAGCGCGTTACCTGCGCGCTTTTAACGATAGCGCTGATAAATTTAGGCTATCCCGCAGTTGGTCTAAGCGGTAGGCTAGCGGGCATCATAACAGATAGCGTGCACACTAAGGCCAGGATCGAGGCGATAGATACTAAGCGTATGAAAGAGGAGCTAAAGGCGGGCAAGATCGTTGTCGTAGCGGGCTTTCAGGGTATAGACGAAAAGGGCGACGTAACGACTCTGGGACGAGGCGGTAGCGATCTTAGCGCAGTGGCGATCGCAGGCGCGCTAGATGCGGATCTTTGCGAGATTTATACCGACGTAGACGGAGTTTATACCACCGATCCTCGCATCGAGCCAAAGGCTAAAAAGCTAGATAAAATCAGCTACGACGAGATGCTAGAGCTTGCGAGCCTAGGCGCAAAGGTGCTGCAAAACCGCTCAGTCGAGCTAGCTAAAAAGCTAAACGTAAATTTAGTCACCAGAAGCAGCTTTAATCACAACGAAGGAACACTAATAACAAAGGAAGAGAGTATGGAAGCAGTGCTAGTAAGCGGTATCGCGCTAGATAAAAACCAAGCTAGAGTAACTTTAAGAGGCGTGGTCGATAAACCGGGCATCGCGGCTGAAATTTTCACCGCGCTTGCAGAAAAAAACATAAACGTGGATATGATAATCCAAAACGTAGGCCAAGACGGCACGACGAATCTAGGCTTTACCGTACCGCAAAACGAACTTCACGTCGCAAAAGAGTGTATGGATAAACTAAGCGCGTCGAGGGAAATTTTATACAACGACGAGATAGTTAAGGTCTCGGTCGTGGGCGTAGGTATGAAAAGCCACACGGGAGTGGCGTCTCTAGCCTTTCAAACGCTAGCAAACGAAGGTATAAATATCCAAATGATATCTACAAGCGAGATAAAAATCTCAATGATTGTCGATCAAAAATACGGCGAGCTAGCCGTTCGCGCACTACACGAAGCTTATAAACTCGATAAATGA
- a CDS encoding HobA family DNA replication regulator, with amino-acid sequence MSDFIKWTLEAIREEGSLMSWMEERRTEWTPLLASKLKFLLEGRAFILITDSERGWFEEYFLKNINKPTNARPVLPFFSLKALYPSFENIGSKEEVSLLLDMLSLAFPNGYVFFYVGKSAEKSSQIAKGKDDSYMWLFDEQAQNSFYLSSSDGALDIKLLSLFRLFDKSIDAALFAKVTL; translated from the coding sequence ATGAGCGATTTTATAAAATGGACGCTAGAAGCCATCCGCGAGGAGGGTTCGCTGATGAGCTGGATGGAGGAGAGGCGCACCGAGTGGACGCCTTTGCTCGCCTCGAAGCTTAAATTTTTACTAGAAGGGCGCGCGTTTATCTTGATAACCGATAGCGAGCGCGGCTGGTTTGAGGAGTATTTTTTAAAAAATATAAACAAACCCACGAACGCTCGCCCGGTGCTGCCCTTTTTTTCGCTAAAGGCGCTTTATCCCTCTTTTGAAAATATCGGCTCGAAAGAGGAAGTCTCGCTGCTTTTAGACATGCTTAGCCTTGCTTTTCCAAACGGTTACGTGTTTTTTTACGTCGGCAAAAGCGCGGAAAAAAGCTCGCAGATCGCCAAAGGCAAGGACGATAGCTACATGTGGCTTTTTGACGAGCAGGCGCAAAATAGCTTTTATCTTAGCTCCTCCGACGGCGCGCTAGATATTAAGCTTTTGTCGCTGTTTAGGCTCTTTGATAAGAGCATAGACGCCGCTTTATTTGCGAAAGTAACGCTTTAA
- a CDS encoding DNA polymerase III subunit delta', whose amino-acid sequence MRSKIVITSDFEALKEEILGLYGVNSVRFFFAEDFLLENAKEVAAEAYIAESEPKLLVLGAKNFRVEAQNSLLKIIEEPPKNIFFIIACESKNMLLPTVRSRLVTENRLEKKQREKTGLDYKRLELKEICAFIDEKSALERSEKLGKNDLKELIAAIALEATAQGVKFSAEELEYFFKAVRLAELNTKTHALLTPILLMIYEKGLR is encoded by the coding sequence ATGCGAAGCAAAATCGTAATCACGAGCGATTTTGAAGCCTTAAAAGAGGAAATTTTAGGGCTTTACGGCGTAAATTCGGTTAGATTTTTTTTCGCCGAGGACTTTTTGCTAGAAAATGCAAAAGAGGTTGCCGCCGAAGCCTATATCGCGGAGAGCGAGCCTAAGCTACTCGTTTTGGGCGCTAAAAACTTCCGCGTCGAGGCTCAAAACTCTCTACTAAAAATCATAGAAGAGCCGCCTAAAAATATCTTTTTTATCATAGCCTGCGAGTCGAAAAATATGCTCCTGCCGACCGTCCGCTCGCGCCTAGTTACCGAAAACAGACTCGAAAAAAAGCAGCGCGAAAAAACGGGGCTAGATTACAAACGACTCGAGCTAAAAGAAATTTGCGCATTTATCGATGAAAAATCAGCTCTCGAACGCTCCGAAAAGCTCGGCAAAAACGACCTAAAAGAGCTAATCGCCGCGATAGCTCTCGAGGCTACGGCGCAGGGGGTCAAATTTAGCGCCGAAGAGCTTGAGTATTTTTTCAAAGCCGTGCGCCTAGCCGAGCTAAATACTAAAACTCACGCGCTTCTTACGCCGATACTTCTTATGATTTACGAAAAAGGGCTTAGATGA
- the folP gene encoding dihydropteroate synthase — translation MKIFKINPQTGFNEICEIIRPSDEGRNLMKKKSAINFFLIKDLRSPAANILKQDALSVGAELVTNRDVILNGENSAALLMATDAQVLSLVKKESAQDFGLKNLAKFLKSPFKKPQRAQIMGVVNVNEDSFNAASRVNEKSGIEKIEAMIEQGAEYIDVGAVSSRPGSKYVGREVEFARLEKIVAEIYRLNLHEKAIFSLDSFDPHCLEYALNHGFKMINDITGDVSLCALAARYGATYCLMHMQNSPENMQDNPHYDDLLGEIDAFFEAKIAAAQDLGCRDIVLDVGIGFGKTAEQNMILIKNLEHFLRFGLPLLAGASRKSVINFYSPSEIKDRLPGSLYLHLEAFKNGAQIIRTHDVAEHAQMFRLENAMRKLAAW, via the coding sequence ATGAAAATTTTTAAAATCAATCCGCAAACGGGTTTCAATGAGATTTGCGAGATTATCCGTCCTAGCGACGAGGGGCGAAATTTGATGAAAAAAAAGTCGGCGATCAACTTTTTTTTGATTAAAGATTTACGCTCGCCTGCCGCAAATATCCTAAAGCAAGATGCGCTAAGCGTAGGTGCGGAGCTCGTCACTAACCGCGACGTTATTTTAAACGGCGAAAACTCCGCCGCGCTTCTCATGGCGACCGATGCGCAAGTTCTTTCGCTTGTCAAAAAAGAGTCCGCGCAGGATTTCGGTCTAAAAAATTTGGCCAAATTTTTAAAATCTCCGTTTAAAAAACCGCAGCGCGCGCAGATCATGGGCGTCGTAAACGTAAATGAAGATAGCTTTAACGCTGCAAGCCGCGTGAACGAAAAAAGCGGTATCGAAAAAATCGAAGCGATGATCGAGCAGGGTGCCGAGTATATCGACGTGGGCGCGGTTAGCTCGCGTCCTGGTAGCAAATACGTCGGACGCGAGGTTGAGTTTGCCAGGCTTGAAAAGATAGTCGCCGAAATTTACCGCTTAAATTTACACGAAAAGGCGATATTTAGTCTGGATAGCTTTGATCCACACTGCCTAGAGTACGCGCTAAATCACGGCTTTAAGATGATAAACGATATCACTGGCGACGTTAGCCTATGCGCTCTAGCGGCGCGCTACGGCGCTACCTACTGCCTCATGCACATGCAAAACAGCCCCGAAAATATGCAGGATAATCCGCATTACGATGATTTGCTGGGTGAGATAGACGCGTTTTTCGAGGCTAAGATCGCCGCAGCGCAGGATCTTGGATGCCGCGATATCGTGCTGGACGTGGGAATCGGCTTTGGCAAGACGGCGGAGCAAAATATGATTTTGATAAAAAATTTGGAGCATTTTTTACGCTTCGGACTGCCGCTTTTAGCTGGCGCTAGCCGTAAATCGGTCATAAATTTTTATAGTCCTAGCGAGATCAAAGACCGTTTGCCGGGCAGCCTCTATCTGCATCTGGAGGCCTTTAAAAACGGCGCGCAGATCATCCGCACGCACGACGTGGCTGAGCATGCACAGATGTTTAGGTTGGAAAACGCGATGAGAAAGCTCGCGGCGTGGTAA
- the ligA gene encoding NAD-dependent DNA ligase LigA: MDKKEYLEAVDTLNAWAKAYYTDDAPIATDEEYDELYHKVLEFERVNPGDISMFSPTKRVGGEVSEGFVKARHGARMWSMEDIFSFDELLAWLKRGDKEGLEFALQPKFDGASLNLLYENGALVRAITRGDGITGEDVTSNAKVIKNIPLQIVYSGRIEIRGEVVIAKNDFDEINFARAQKGEPQLSNPRNAAAGSLRQLDSAVTASRRLRFKPWGYGEQNLGLETYSQMMDFIYSQGFEREEFFKICHTAEQIEDAYKQLVAQRDSKPFMMDGLVVRVQSIAASEELGYTEKFPKFMVAYKFPAIEKTTRLLDVVFQVGRSGVVTPVGVLEPVNIDGAIVKSATLHNFDEIERLGVQKGDFISIIRSGDVIPKITGVFKQRRDGSQVPIERPHECPVCGSMLLDEGVFIKCQNLECKARVINSLIHFASKKCLNIDGLGEAIVNQLFEAGLVAKIADIYELTSQDLARLDGFKDKKIANLLGAIEASCTPALHSFIASLGIEHIGEVAAKKIAQIYPQNWRELSFSEVAAIEGFGEAMAESYAEFMQVNRQNLDEILRFVSPQAQSFETKQSAISGKTFVITGTLSKSRDEFKAVLEANGAKVSGSVSKKTDFVLYGEEAGSKLDKARELGVEAITEDELRRMIEI; the protein is encoded by the coding sequence ATGGATAAAAAAGAGTATTTAGAGGCCGTAGATACGCTAAATGCGTGGGCGAAGGCCTACTACACCGACGACGCGCCAATAGCAACCGACGAGGAGTACGACGAGCTTTATCATAAAGTGCTAGAATTTGAGAGAGTAAATCCCGGCGATATCTCGATGTTTAGCCCGACGAAGCGCGTTGGCGGCGAGGTTAGTGAGGGTTTTGTCAAGGCTCGCCACGGCGCGCGCATGTGGTCGATGGAGGATATTTTTAGTTTTGATGAGCTGCTAGCATGGCTAAAGCGCGGCGACAAAGAGGGGCTAGAGTTTGCGCTTCAGCCTAAATTTGACGGCGCGAGCTTAAATTTGCTCTACGAAAACGGCGCTCTCGTGCGAGCTATCACGCGCGGCGACGGCATAACGGGCGAGGATGTCACGAGCAATGCAAAAGTCATCAAAAACATCCCGCTGCAAATCGTCTATAGCGGCAGGATCGAGATCCGCGGCGAGGTCGTGATCGCTAAAAACGACTTTGACGAGATAAATTTCGCCCGCGCGCAAAAGGGTGAGCCGCAGCTGTCAAACCCGCGAAATGCAGCCGCCGGCAGCCTGCGCCAGCTAGATAGCGCCGTGACGGCATCGCGCAGGCTGAGGTTTAAGCCTTGGGGCTACGGCGAGCAAAATTTGGGCCTTGAAACCTACTCGCAGATGATGGATTTTATCTATTCGCAGGGCTTTGAGCGCGAGGAGTTTTTTAAAATTTGTCATACCGCCGAGCAGATCGAGGATGCGTATAAGCAGCTCGTAGCGCAGCGCGACAGCAAGCCCTTTATGATGGACGGCCTCGTGGTGCGCGTGCAGAGCATCGCAGCTAGCGAGGAGCTTGGTTACACAGAGAAATTTCCTAAATTTATGGTCGCGTATAAATTTCCCGCGATCGAAAAGACCACGCGGCTGCTTGACGTCGTGTTTCAGGTCGGACGCAGCGGCGTCGTGACTCCTGTGGGCGTGCTTGAGCCCGTAAATATCGACGGCGCGATAGTAAAGTCCGCCACGCTGCATAACTTTGACGAGATCGAGCGCCTAGGCGTGCAAAAGGGCGATTTTATCAGCATTATCCGTTCGGGCGACGTGATACCAAAGATCACGGGCGTCTTCAAACAGCGCAGGGACGGCTCGCAGGTTCCGATAGAGCGGCCGCACGAGTGCCCCGTGTGCGGGTCGATGCTGCTAGACGAGGGTGTTTTTATCAAGTGTCAAAACCTCGAGTGCAAGGCGCGTGTGATAAATTCGCTCATACATTTTGCGAGCAAAAAGTGCCTAAATATCGACGGTCTGGGCGAGGCGATAGTAAATCAGCTTTTTGAGGCGGGCTTGGTTGCCAAAATCGCCGACATTTACGAGCTTACGTCGCAGGATTTGGCGCGGCTAGATGGCTTTAAGGATAAAAAGATCGCAAATCTGCTCGGCGCCATCGAGGCTAGCTGCACGCCCGCTTTGCACAGCTTTATAGCGAGCCTGGGTATCGAGCACATCGGAGAGGTAGCTGCCAAAAAGATAGCGCAAATTTACCCGCAAAACTGGCGCGAGCTAAGCTTTAGCGAGGTCGCCGCGATCGAAGGCTTCGGCGAGGCGATGGCGGAGAGCTATGCTGAGTTTATGCAGGTAAATAGGCAAAATTTGGACGAAATTTTGCGTTTCGTTAGCCCACAAGCGCAGAGTTTTGAGACAAAGCAAAGCGCGATAAGCGGCAAAACGTTTGTGATAACGGGCACGCTTAGCAAAAGCAGGGATGAATTTAAGGCGGTTTTAGAGGCTAATGGTGCTAAAGTAAGCGGCTCGGTGAGTAAGAAAACGGACTTCGTCCTCTACGGCGAGGAGGCGGGCAGCAAACTGGATAAAGCGCGTGAGCTTGGCGTCGAGGCGATAACGGAAGACGAGCTAAGGCGGATGATTGAGATTTGA